A region of Chloracidobacterium sp. DNA encodes the following proteins:
- the nadC gene encoding carboxylating nicotinate-nucleotide diphosphorylase, which produces MNWLESGDVMQAIGDFLAEDIGRGDITTAATVAGDTLGVGRFLAKEDLVLCGLDVAEAVFFQLDPESSEIETTFNEGDEIALGTVFGTLKGYADVLLTGERTALNLLQRMSGIATLTRQYVKAVEGTAAQIVDTRKTTPGLRLLEKYAVRVGGGKNHRLGLDDGVLIKDNHIALAGGITEAVNAAKAHCGHLHKIEVEITNWAQLREALLAGAEIVMIDNQTPDEAAKLVKMARDMNPSVLIEASGGMDLDRVRSFAEAGVDLISVGRITHSARAVDISFKIQSA; this is translated from the coding sequence ATGAACTGGCTGGAAAGCGGCGATGTGATGCAGGCGATAGGTGATTTTCTCGCCGAGGATATTGGGCGCGGGGATATTACGACGGCGGCGACGGTGGCGGGCGACACTTTGGGTGTCGGGCGGTTTTTGGCGAAGGAAGACCTCGTGCTGTGCGGGCTGGATGTCGCCGAGGCGGTGTTCTTTCAACTCGATCCGGAGTCGTCGGAGATCGAGACGACGTTCAACGAAGGCGACGAGATCGCTTTGGGAACGGTCTTTGGGACGCTGAAAGGTTACGCCGACGTTCTGCTCACCGGCGAACGCACGGCTTTGAACCTACTCCAGCGAATGTCCGGCATCGCGACTTTGACGCGGCAGTATGTGAAGGCTGTTGAAGGCACGGCGGCTCAGATCGTCGATACGCGCAAGACGACGCCCGGTTTGCGGCTGCTGGAGAAATACGCGGTCAGGGTCGGCGGCGGTAAGAATCATCGTTTGGGGCTCGACGACGGCGTGCTCATCAAGGACAACCACATCGCCCTCGCCGGCGGCATCACCGAAGCCGTCAACGCCGCGAAAGCCCACTGCGGCCACCTCCACAAGATCGAGGTCGAGATCACGAATTGGGCACAATTAAGAGAAGCCCTCCTCGCCGGAGCCGAGATCGTCATGATCGATAACCAAACTCCCGACGAGGCAGCGAAATTAGTCAAGATGGCCCGCGATATGAACCCTTCGGTGTTGATCGAGGCCTCGGGCGGAATGGACCTCGACCGCGTCCGCTCATTCGCCGAAGCC